The window TTTAATGAGAAGGTTGTTCTGCCGATGATGCATTCTGGAGCCTGGAAAATGCGATTGAATAGAGAGGGGCCTTGTTCTTGGTGTTCTTAGCCACTTTTACAACACTTTTCTTTTCGTATACATCAAGAGTTCCTGTAGCCCttgaattttgatgattttaaatcCAGAGCTGTTTTCATGCATGAACAGACCCTGAGATGCTTTTCTGTCTAAAGAAACCAAAGATATCTTCCCAGTGTCTTGCACTCGTTAGAGGTTTTTCTTCCACCAAAGTCCATGGTTTTTGTGTGGAATGGGGTTACGTGGCATGGAGTTACTGCTAATATGAGAAGGGGTTTGTTTTGtataagatattttataaaaaaagattgttttttcacaaattattttctatttataaaatgttttatacaaaacaaatgcctcctgagttatttttttaagaggcaattatgtttttatttttggtaaaggagattaattaagaattaaatattaaaagggaAAAATTGGGAATTAATATGGAGGATGATTGCTCAAAATATGTCACGTGATGTGTTGGTAAATGGAAAACATTTAGAAATTGTTTATGTAGTCTTAGAATttgttgatgaaataaaaattctccaaatatttttttttcttacttgaattaataaaaaaaatataaaaaataaagtgtggAGATATAAGAGAGTCGAAGTAAAAtgagaaagtgttttttttttttaaaaaaagaattttttatggtGAGAACTTTATAATTGCTAAACACGTGCCATAAAAGATTATAGCACGCAGTAGTTCTATGCTAAATGAGAAAACAGTCCCCATATAGAAGGACAATTTAAATACACTACAATTTATGGtcagtatatttttattaaatatatttatacaagAACAATAATCATTACTTCACATTGTTATCTGGTAAAGGAGTGTTTTCCACGTGCCATTCACGTAATGCACGTGCAAGGCTTTTAGCAAGGCAAGTGGCAAATGGAAGAGGGGGATCTAACTCGAGCTGCCCTTTACCATGAGGAGTCATGCTTCTTCACATGATTCATAGTGATCGGACGGTTACAATTGATCATGTTAATTAAGTCAAAGTTGGGGAATTTGTGGGAGACATCCATGATGCTTCGAGCCAAAGCCTCATTGACTCTCCCCCCTTTGGGGTGGCCTTTTCTACTTCCGagctattattaatttaatatttattaatatccaAAGCAATATATTAGGTTAGTCGTAATTGCCCTTGATAACCGTTGCAACATTATTTAAACAGATACATTATTTAAACCCAAAACGACCTTCCTAAAAAAAGCTGAGCATCGACACCAAACATTAATTAAGATGCAGATAACACCTATGcttttacttatatatatatatatatatatatatatatataacacctATGCTTTtacttatatataaatatattaattatttagcaTAATTAATACcaatttaaattagattttaaaagaaaCCCCACTATAATCTATCACtgagttaaaattaaaatagtaaaatataataaataccaAACATAGTATGTAGCCCATAGAGTATATTTTAGACATATAGTTACGAtggaagagttttttttaggaCATATTTTCTTGGTTATAGTGGATTGGGTTTTTCTGctcaaatattgagaaaaattagaatatcaccaaataatatatatgcacacatatatataaaagaataaggacaaTTTGGTAAAAGAAACTCATGGACAGGCTAAGATTTGGAGCTGCCTCCTGTTGAGTTGACCCTtgacccccttttttttttcttttttttccctccgtCTCCTtcccttcatgtttttttttctccttagcTTTTGTTGGGCTCTCATCAgtgatctttttatttctttctttacctAGTTATAAATGCCACCTCTGTTCACTTCATTTCTGCTTTTCCTTCActgtgtctctctctctctctctctctctggtttCCTCCATTGCAAACCAAGTTTCCTTTCCAGCTTTTCTGCAAGGTCCCTCTATCTTCTCTCCACATGCACACAAAGACCCACCAACCATTTTTTAcccattttatcttttttaagaCCCTATAATCACCCTCGTTTATGTTTCTACCCCCTCTCTCTACACATTTTGCCTTGAAAGATTAGATTTTTGTCTGTCTTTCTttgccatttctttttttatcattcacaaaattattcttcttcttcttcttcttctgttttggCCCACTGGAGGCCACAACTTGTGCTTCTAAACTACTACTGCCTTTTTTTGGTTACTGGGTTTTGGGTGATTTGTGTTATTTCAGGTCTACATTGGCCTATCTATGCTTATTGAGTCTCACTTgcctaaaaaaagagaagccCTTTCTTTGCTTTTGTGGGTGCTCAAGGAAGAAGATCAAGGGGGTTAGCTTTCACACTCAGATCACTGCAAAGGTAAAtgttttccctctttttttttttatgtttcttgaaGGTTTCGCATTTCTCTTTATCTGTCTCTTACTTGGATCGTAAGTGATGCCTTTTGAGAACTTATTCCTTTTCTCGTAGTTTTGAGATTTGTGATTTAACTGTTTGTGACTTATGGGTCTGGGATTGCTTTTTCAGTGAACTTTGAATttgctttgtttctttcttaGACTTTTCTGGAACTGGGTTTTAGTTGATTTGTCAAATGCCTTTGGTGTTTGGATGCACTGCATAAGCTTAAGAAACTGCCAATTGTTATGCAAATGAAATTCTTTAAATGTCCTGTGGATTCTTTCTTATCCCTTCTTTtgtttactttctttcttttccggTGGATTAATTTTCCTTACCTTTTATTTCCCTTGAGGTTTTAGTGTTGAATCAGGAAAATAAAGCTTTCTTTTATCAATAGGTTGCTTCAGTAGTTAAATTTAGAAAGTGTTCTTTAACATTTTGCTCATCTATGAAGTTCAAAATTTGATATCGGTTGGTCATTTTAAAGTGCAGGTAGATATCTTTTAATCTCTTGGTATAAAGTAAGATCGGCAATACAGACTGTTGTGTTTTCTGGAGAACCAGGGATGTCATCTGAGAGTTTAAATGCTGAATTATCAAAGAAGACATCAGTTTTGGGTTTGAAACTATGGGTTTTAATAGGAATATCTGTAGGAGTGTTTATAATTTCGATTCTTTGTGTCTTATCTGTATGGATTACATTTCAGAGGAAATCTAGGAGATCAGTGGACAAATACTGCCATTCCAAAATACCAAATGTATCGAAAGATATTAAGATTGACAGGGTTGGGGTTCAAAATCCCGTTGATCACCATGAAAGTGCATTTCTCACGATCAATGATAAATCGAGTGACAAGAATTCAGATAAAATGCTAGCTCATTTGGGAATGAGCAAATCTAGTGATCCTGACATTGTCAGCCAAAGCAGCTCGATTTATCACAACGAGAGGGCCTGTAGTTCACATTCTGGGGAAGAAGGAAGCTCTGGGACTGTTCGGAAGCAATCTTCATTATCATATGCAGGGCTTGTCACGGCCTCTCCCTTAATTGGCTTGCCAGAAATTTCACACCTTGGATGGGGCCACTGGTTTACACTTAGGGATCTTGAGTTTGCTACAAATCGTTTTGCAGCAGAGAATGTGCTTGGTGAGGGTGGATATGGGGTTGTTTACAAGGGTAGACTAATAAATGGAACTGAGGTAGCGGTGAAGAAGCTTCTTAACAACCTGTAAGGACGCTTTGAAGATGCTATCTCTTACTTTTGTGATGCTATGATcagttttttagttatttaacaatttattttgaaatggaGGTTTTAGGGGACAGGCAGAGAAGGAATTTAGGGTTGAAGTGGAGGCTATTGGTCATGTTCGACATAAGAATCTTGTACGGCTTCTTGGCTACTGCATCGAAGGAGTTCACAGGTATGAGGCATTTActcatgttaatttaattattctgTCTTCCACTCACATTAGTCTTGTCACTGTTACTGGGTGCATGAAGCTATATCTGTGGTGTGTGCTTCACAATTCTTCCCCAATATTGCTTTGTTGATCCTTGAGCTTTgagtgtgattttttttcatacaaattTTATCTGCTCAGGATGCTGGTGTATGAATATGTGAATAATGGGAACTTAGAACAATGGCTGCATGGGGCAATGCAACATCATGGTATGCTTACTTGGGAGGCACGCATGAAGGTCCTTCTGGGTACTGCTAAGGCGTAAGTTCTTAGCTCTATTCAAACCACATTTGTCTACTATATCAAAACTAGCTCTCTTAAATGGCTTAGTTTGgacagtttttttattcatttcatcTAAAGTGATTATCTAGTTGTGGTAAAATAAACTTCTTTAAACGATGATGCAGaaatagaatttgatttttttttcactggaCGTCTAtacaaagatgatgaaattgttttGTAAACCTGATGCAGGCTTGCTTATTTGCATGAAGCAATAGAACCAAAGGTTGTTCACCGAGACATAAAATCCAGCAATATTTTGATTGACAATGAGTTTAATGCCAAGGTCTCTGATTTTGGATTGGCCAAGCTCCTTGATTCTGGAGAGAGTCATATCACAACAAGAGTTATGGGTACATTTGGGTATGTGTTTAATTTCAACTTCCCTTTGCAATAGCCTATGTTTCTCTCAGGAGGATCTTTTGATAGGAGTCTCATTTTTGGAATTCAGTTATGTTGCACCAGAATATGCTAATACGGGCATGTTAAATGAGAAGAGTGACATTTATAGCTTTGGAGTCCTGCTACTAGAATCAGTTACTGGAAGGGACCCTGTGGACCATGGCAGACCTGCTAATGAGGTACCATATTCTTTGATCTACATTGAGTTTACAATTCCTTGAAACTGtctgtgcgcgcgcgcgcgcgcctcCTTTGAAAAGTACAAATCTTTTTTGTGCAAGAGTTTTTGCTTAGCTCCCATCACTTGCTTATGCCAGGTTAATCTTGTTGAGTGGTTAAAAATGATGGTTGGGACAAGAAGATCTGAGGAAGTTGTGGATCCAAATCTTGAAGTTAAACCAACATCGCGTGCTTTAAAACGTGCTCTTTTGGTTGCACTTAGGTGTGTCGATCCTGATGCAGAAAAGAGACCTAGAATGACTCAAGTTGCAAGAATGCTTGAAGCTGACGAGTACCCTTCTCGTGAGgtatgagtgttttttttttttctttcccgaGCAATCTCTATAAAGTGCTTTGTCTAGAAGGATAGGTCTCCTGGGAAACTGTTTACCTTGAGCTCCTTCCCTTTTTGCTAATTCTGCAAATTACCTGGCCATATGGTGCCAGGTTGGACGCTTGTGTTGGACACCATTATGAATCTGTCTATGAAGGTCTTGTTATTCCTCTCACACAAAgttataaaatcatttattgaTTATGATAACGTAGACCCTTAAGCAAGCATAAAGAGTAGGGTAACTTTTACATAATGGATAAGACCATTTGGTTTTACATTTGAAGACAACTCTTCCATGTTTCCAGACATACAATTATCCAAATGCTAGTATTTTATTGTCTACTGTTTGGaatttcaattaacaaaacaaacgCAAGCAAGTGCAATGGTTATTTTCTGTGTAAGctattgttttatatgaaacCCAAAAGTACCATAAACTTAAGAGAGAAATTCACCATAACTGCATGTGCTTTTTTCCCTAGTCTGTTGCCGAAACTTCTCTCAAATTAATCAGATGTTTTCCCGTCATTTATCGACTATTATATCAATCTAGGGATGAAGAATTCAAGAACTCCATTATTTTACCATGTTCATGATATCACAGTATCACAAAGCTTATGAATTTATGACTCTGTACAATCCTATGCAGGATCGGAGGAACAGAAAGAGTCGTACAACTAGCATGGAAATCGAATCCATGAAGGACTCAACAGAAACTGAAAACAAGATAGTGGATCCAGAGAGCTGTTTATCTGAGACAACTAACGGATAGGATTGACGAACATGACCAGGGAGAAGGATTGCCTTCTCAtgcattaaattaaaagatttcaatAACTCATCCATAATATACAACCTAGATGTTTGTTTTCTTCCTGCATGGAAGAGGGGGAGTGGATCCAGTTTAGGTTATCTTGATAGTGAAGTGTTGGCTTCGTTCCACACTGCCTTCTTTGACACACCAATGGGGAGAGTGCTTTCAATCCCGCAACAGTAGGTAActtaggagagagagagagagagagagagagagagagatgtacAGATGTTTGCTGATCCAAGGGCTTTCTATTTTCATTAtaatgattataattatttatggttcttttaatttgttgttcacTTGGTTATTGTTCTTGGGATGGTGAATGATTATTTCTTGAtcacttttccttttatttttttaatgatttcattGATCAAAACCAACCGTAAATAACCAAGTTGGGAGCAGGCAACGCTGCTTCTTTTGCTCTTGTTCTCAATTAAGGCTTTGCCAGTAGCTGCGTTACAATGATGCATGCTCCACTGCCTGATCCCTTCTGATCGCCACGCTTGATCATCTGAATCCCTGATTCCTTCTCGGTGCCTTTTAACATGCATGATGACTCGTCCCTCGAGCGTGGAGCACAAAGTTGAGTTTTCCTAGCCTGGTAATATACAAGTTAACCACAAAAGCTGGGATTTCTGATTTCATGTTTACGCTCAAGATATCGATCAAGAACAACTTTTCACTTCTTTCCGACTCTTTCAGCATGATAGCTAAAGAATGAACGTGTAACTGGATTCTTCCAATGTTCTGGTTATCGAGATTCCTTCGGCTTTTCGCGCAAGTTTCGTATTCTTTTCCGTTAGTATCAGAGGAATGATCGTGCAAAGGCTAGCTGGCCGCTAAATTTGAATTCAGAGGAACCCAGCTTTTGACCTTTTTGTCCAGGATTGGACATGCAACGGTCTGATTCTGGACATTATTCTTGGGCTTCATTTTGTGACAGGCTCTCACGCAGCTCCAATCGCTTAGGtcatctttatgtttttttgtggtAAGAGTAGGTCACCTGTATGCTGTACTATGCCAGGCCTGCAGGAATAGATGCACGTTTTATCAGGCTGCTTTGTTACGTTGTGTTTGACTGGGTGCGAAGAACCATTCACACCTATATACATTTGTAAagacttttctttctctctctcttttgttcttttcttattaCAAGAGTATTTATTTATACAGCTAGAAGTATATCAGTGCGTATATTTAGATGCAACTAGTATTCTACAGATTGAATaagatttcaaattaatttttaacacaaTAGACTAAGGTGTCGGTattattcatgcattttttagtatcatgaattatttttattgagaaGCGTGGTGATGTTTatggttaataaaataaattaaaaactatattgaaaaaaaagttattaatactaattaaatactaaaactATAAGCTGATCTTTCTAGTATAGATGTGGAGAAAACAGTTGACTTAGAAAACAAAGGGGCGGTAAAGCTTCTTAATTATGTAAGAAGATTATTTCAacaattttaattgtattttttagtattaGAAGGATCCTAAAAGGTGGCAAAAGAAGAGAATTAATATCACCAATTACtttctttcaaaagaaaaaaagaaaaaacataaatctaaTATCAGAATCTTACTACAACTTAGAAACAACATGGGCAATTAGCTTTCCTTTAGTTTCTAGAATTAATGGGttgcatggaaggctataaattAGCCTTGAGTTAgttctgtaatattttttttccttctcttcttctcatggcagaacaataatttaaaattatgggttttattttattttattagctaCGACCCAAGACTTGTTTAagtttaattaatactttgtttttagcTAAGATCCAAGTCTTGTTTGGATCAAGTTAtgagcttttcagtttagggttttttgatcaattttataaGTAAGCCAAATTAATCCAGGGTTGTATTTTCATGAGTATTTAAATCCTTGTAAAGCCTAAAAAGGGgactttttttatcaataagaattcaaaatgttttttttttaacttatacgAGAATGATTATTatattcttcagttcttgaacgaactaaaTTGAACTTCT is drawn from Populus nigra chromosome 5, ddPopNigr1.1, whole genome shotgun sequence and contains these coding sequences:
- the LOC133695279 gene encoding probable receptor-like protein kinase At2g42960, with protein sequence MSSESLNAELSKKTSVLGLKLWVLIGISVGVFIISILCVLSVWITFQRKSRRSVDKYCHSKIPNVSKDIKIDRVGVQNPVDHHESAFLTINDKSSDKNSDKMLAHLGMSKSSDPDIVSQSSSIYHNERACSSHSGEEGSSGTVRKQSSLSYAGLVTASPLIGLPEISHLGWGHWFTLRDLEFATNRFAAENVLGEGGYGVVYKGRLINGTEVAVKKLLNNLGQAEKEFRVEVEAIGHVRHKNLVRLLGYCIEGVHRMLVYEYVNNGNLEQWLHGAMQHHGMLTWEARMKVLLGTAKALAYLHEAIEPKVVHRDIKSSNILIDNEFNAKVSDFGLAKLLDSGESHITTRVMGTFGYVAPEYANTGMLNEKSDIYSFGVLLLESVTGRDPVDHGRPANEVNLVEWLKMMVGTRRSEEVVDPNLEVKPTSRALKRALLVALRCVDPDAEKRPRMTQVARMLEADEYPSREDRRNRKSRTTSMEIESMKDSTETENKIVDPESCLSETTNG